A single Endozoicomonas sp. NE40 DNA region contains:
- a CDS encoding HU family DNA-binding protein — MRKPDLVNAIADQADLTKDEAGKALNALIDVITKALKEEDTVSLVGFGTFLQRSRAARTGKNPQTGEAIQIAASNTVAFKPGKALKDAVND, encoded by the coding sequence ATGCCATTGCAGATCAGGCAGACCTTACCAAAGACGAAGCCGGTAAGGCTCTGAATGCACTCATTGACGTTATTACCAAAGCACTCAAAGAAGAAGATACTGTGAGCCTTGTGGGCTTTGGTACTTTTCTGCAACGCAGTCGTGCAGCCAGGACAGGCAAGAACCCGCAAACCGGTGAAGCTATTCAGATCGCAGCCAGTAATACTGTTGCTTTCAAACCGGGGAAAGCATTAAAAGATGCGGTAAACGATTAA